Sequence from the Macrobrachium rosenbergii isolate ZJJX-2024 chromosome 26, ASM4041242v1, whole genome shotgun sequence genome:
aacttctgtggtatgtgtgtgtgtgtatatatatatatatatatatatatatatatatatatatatatatatatatatatatatatatatatatatatatatatatatatatatatatatatagtatatatatatagtagttctatatattcacacatacacatatatatatgcatgtgtgtatgtatgtataaacagtatatattttttaactgacGGTAAACATCTCCAACCGACTTCACAGAGCCTCATCGTGATTGGCGGAAACCCAGACTCCCCACATGCCATTGGTCACAGTGATATCAGCTGTGGAAATTTACAgccaactcaaaaaaaaaaaaaaaaaagcaaaacgaaaGAAACGAAGCAGACTTTAACAACGAAACCAGCAAACACACCACACAAAGTGATGCACGAACGTGAGAACGTAATAAATAGGTAACTAAAAAGCGTGCGCTCACATCTGttcgcccgcccgcccgccctcatacatatacatacagtaaatatataacgATTGGCTCTCTTGAATATTCAAATAATAGTTCCTGGGACCCAGGTGCGTCGCCCTATATTTTACAGGTGGTCTCCGTTTTTTGGGGAGGGATGTGAGGCGGGCCGAGGATTATAATAACATCTGCGAACACTTgggggtcttcttcttcttcttcttctcctcctctccacTCTGGGCTAGGGAGTTGTGGACCTCAGATGTGAGCTTTGGGACCGACCTCTTGCAAGGGTCTTGCTTCGGCGCGAGTGATTATGACTTTGACACTGTAAGTGATCTGGCTTTCTGTGGCTTCTctggacttgagagagagagagagagagagagagagagagagagagagagagagagagagagagttttcgtcaAGTGGTAGAAAGGGGGATACTACTGTTCTCTCTACAGTGTTATAGTAaaatttgtaagagagagagagagagagagagagagagagagagagagagagagagagagagagagagtctgatataTAATAAGCATTCTGTTTTCTGTGTCttgctttatattattattattattattattattattattattattattattatcactgacaaAGAACCTGTTTCCAGGCGAGTTTATTCACTCTTAATACAGTACCATTACCTcatccaacaataataataataataacaacatcccggtctcttcttcttcttctctcccagCTGGCACGGAAACATATTCAGGACGCGACACCCAGCCATCCTCAAGGGGTCCCTCGTATGCATCATCATCCTCCTGTCTGTCGCCATCGTGGGGAGATACAAGAGGGAAGTCGAGGTCTCCTCTGCACCTGGGGAGCATGCAGAAGGGGCCTACCTGTGGCCTGATCATCGTCAGGGCCTGGGACGAGATGGGGCGCCTCCTCTAGGGCCCCGGAGGACAAAGAAGGTGATGGCGCTGGTTGGGGCGGCAAGGCGAAGGGTAGTGAGCACGAAGGAAAGTTGCCCTTCGAAGATAGTGCTGACGAAGGCAGGAGTGTGTCAGTGGAGGTGAAACAGGGTGAAACAGGTGGGAAAAGGAGCACCATCAGTGAAACTGGAAGTGAAACAGGGGAGAAGATGGTGGAAGTGAAACAGTTGCCCTAGATGACGAAAACCTCAGAGATAAAGATGCTAAAATTGAAGATAAAGCAATTAAGAGAATCAAGATTTTAGCGCAAAGTAGCAAAATGGGATACCCAAGGGTCGTCATCTTGTGGACGACTTGGAGGAGCGGCTCGACGTTCCTGGGGGACCTCCTCGTTTCTGCGGTGCCCGAAACGTTTTACAGGTTGGTTGCTGGCCTGCTTGTTCTTTGTGCTCAGACTTTGTATATTGGCTGTTTTTATCCATTATATAGTTATTCTGACCCAGGTCCATTCAGTTGAAGTGATGTTATGGGTCAAATCAAGAGAAGTCAAGGTCAGATTAAATGAGGTCAAGGTTAAGGTTAAATCAAAAGAGGTCAAGATTATGGTAAAACCAACAGCAGTCAATGTTAATTTCAGATCAAAAGCAGTCAGTGTTAGGGTCAAATCAAAACAAGTCAGGGTTACTGTGAAGTCAAAACAAGTCAAGGTCAATTCGAAATAAGTAAAGGTTAAGCCCAAGTCAAAAGAGATCAAAGGTCACATTGATGGAACAGTAATCCTGGCAGTAGTATCAGGACTGTCAATTCTCATGAATTCAGTTGAAAGTGCCTTGAACCCCATGACAACACTCCTAATTTTGCTCCAGCTATGAACCCCTGCTCCCCTACGGAGTTCGAATCTTGAGGGCGAACGACAACACTGCCAATGATGCGTTCGCTTACCTGGGTGACCTTTTCAGGTGTAACCTGACTAATTACAAATGGGAGGTAGGTAATCAGGTGTTAGCGTTATTTACGATGGAAAAGTTTGTGTTTAATGATAACCTAATTGTGCGCGTTTCTGAGTTCACTTGTAATAACGTATTTGCCTcctttgttgatatatatatatatatatatatatatatatatatatatatatatatatatatatatatatatatatatatatacacagtgtaccCCTTTCAGGTACGCCGTATGGCACGTGAAAGATGCTACAGGCGCCGCAATACCTACCTCATGGCCAGGTGTGCGAGCCCAAAAGTAGACTGCGGGAACACAGTAGTTGTGAGCGATGTCTGCAAGTCTGCAAAACTCCATTTTGCCAAGGTAACACATCACCTATTCTTTGTTTTCAGaccaatttgtcatttttattgtggTTATACACCCATGTTCTTGTACAGTCTCCAATCATTTGCTTTTCACTACATGTCCGTGCCATCTGTTTGGAGAACTTCACATTTTAAAACAGCTGCTGCAGCTGTTTATTCACTTTCTTTCATTCCAGGTCCTGCGCATGGGGTTGGTCTGGGCCAGGAAGCTGCTTGAAGATCCCTCTCTCGACGTGCAAATTGTCTACATGGTTCGTGACCCTAGGCCAGTGATGAGGTGAAAAAGCCATTTTACACCCCCATTAACCTTCGCTGTCAATACATGTCAAGGTCAATCATTCTAAAGGTCATAAGGTCAAAAGGCCACATATATAATCACTTGTGTCATGCCTCCATGTTTTGTATGACTGAATCTAACAAGAACTTCTTCTCCCCCTTTTCCCGCAAGGTCTCGACAACCCTATGGATGGTGCAAAAACGACTGCAGAAACATCACCAGCGTCTGCCATCACCTCAGATTAGATTTGCAAGACTCACGTCAGTTAGAGAGAAGATATCCCGACAGGTGAGGTGCTTGTTACTTCCCAGCAcctctttcatttcatcttttgatCATTTTCTATGTCTTCTCTTCCTCTTGCCTAACACTTCGGAACT
This genomic interval carries:
- the LOC136852900 gene encoding carbohydrate sulfotransferase 5-like, whose translation is MGYPRVVILWTTWRSGSTFLGDLLVSAVPETFYSYEPLLPYGVRILRANDNTANDAFAYLGDLFRCNLTNYKWEVRRMARERCYRRRNTYLMARCASPKVDCGNTVVVSDVCKSAKLHFAKVLRMGLVWARKLLEDPSLDVQIVYMVRDPRPVMRSRQPYGWCKNDCRNITSVCHHLRLDLQDSRQLERRYPDRFKFVQYEQLSLDTGKHVREIWDFLRFDMTEEVTRKLQKLTSNDGPTGAFDTVRDTAAHTFSWRLKMAFSKVAPIQKACGDVIRQLGLRSFSGAAELRNLSIPALLPKAEGEGKEEQQEEEESS